Proteins encoded together in one Streptomyces umbrinus window:
- a CDS encoding right-handed parallel beta-helix repeat-containing protein, translating into MVLPTPAAAASTVVVAVNGNDSAAGTLDQPLRTVQKAVDRAKAGDTILVRGGTYALTDNITITTSGTATQPISLGSYQGERVVIDGEQLPASHTPVGGSIPRAERGAVHQEASYWRVSGLEIVNGPYGFYCDGCNNNVFSRLSTHDNYESGFQLQGASAGNQILNLDSYGNRDPRKNGESADGLAIKEGSGSGNVVRGARLWNNVDDGYDAWKFASPIVVENTIAYGNGFNRWSFPDFAGDGNGFKLGGGSPAPAVAHTLRNSLAYRNAAHGVTDNGNPGALALSRTTTFRNTGTGFDADGSGGKAVLTANLSVADARPAALGSGTTSTGNSWDLGGTWNDSSVVSTNTGAITGPRSTDGSLPPARDLLVPKNGAAVGARF; encoded by the coding sequence ATGGTGCTACCGACCCCGGCAGCCGCGGCGTCGACCGTCGTCGTGGCCGTCAACGGGAACGACTCGGCCGCCGGAACTCTCGACCAACCGCTGCGGACCGTCCAGAAAGCCGTCGACAGGGCGAAGGCGGGCGACACCATCCTTGTACGGGGCGGTACTTACGCCCTGACCGACAACATCACGATCACCACCTCGGGCACGGCGACGCAACCGATCTCCCTCGGCTCCTACCAGGGCGAGCGCGTCGTCATCGACGGCGAACAGCTCCCGGCCAGCCACACACCGGTCGGCGGCAGCATCCCTCGTGCCGAGCGCGGGGCCGTCCACCAGGAGGCCTCCTACTGGAGGGTCTCCGGTCTGGAGATCGTCAACGGGCCGTACGGCTTCTACTGCGACGGCTGCAACAACAACGTGTTCTCCCGCCTCTCCACCCACGACAACTACGAATCCGGCTTCCAGCTCCAGGGCGCCTCCGCGGGCAACCAGATCCTGAACCTGGACAGTTACGGCAACCGCGACCCGCGCAAGAACGGCGAGAGCGCGGACGGGCTGGCCATCAAGGAGGGCAGCGGGAGCGGAAACGTCGTGCGGGGCGCGCGGCTGTGGAACAACGTCGACGACGGTTACGACGCCTGGAAGTTCGCCTCGCCGATCGTCGTCGAGAACACGATCGCGTACGGCAACGGCTTCAACCGGTGGAGCTTCCCGGACTTCGCGGGCGACGGCAACGGCTTCAAGCTGGGCGGCGGGAGCCCGGCACCGGCGGTGGCCCACACCCTGCGCAACTCGCTCGCGTACCGGAACGCGGCGCACGGAGTCACCGACAACGGCAATCCGGGCGCGCTCGCCCTCAGCCGCACCACCACGTTCCGCAACACGGGCACGGGCTTCGACGCCGACGGCTCGGGCGGAAAGGCGGTCCTCACGGCCAACCTGTCCGTCGCGGACGCGCGGCCCGCGGCACTCGGCTCCGGCACCACGTCCACGGGCAACTCATGGGATCTGGGCGGGACTTGGAACGACTCGTCGGTCGTGAGCACGAACACGGGCGCCATCACAGGACCGCGTTCGACCGACGGCTCCCTGCCGCCTGCCCGGGACCTGCTCGTCCCGAAGAACGGCGCGGCCGTCGGAGCCCGCTTCTGA
- a CDS encoding histidine phosphatase family protein — protein MTSRVMLISPAMSAALREARFDDGCPLDPAGLRLAEAAAGSLPAADQVLVSPTVRCRETAAALGLDTLAVTEPPELSGLDVGRWRGATLAEVSADEPEAVGRWLTDPSSAPHGGESVAGMCERVAKWLETAADPSSGASRSGSAEGSGAGSVRIIAVVEPEIVRAGVVRTLGAPDSAFWRVDVPPLVVTEFSGRAGRWNVRVGRALGE, from the coding sequence ATGACCAGCCGAGTGATGTTGATCTCACCAGCGATGAGCGCGGCGTTGCGGGAGGCACGTTTCGACGACGGATGCCCCCTGGACCCGGCCGGGCTGCGGCTCGCCGAGGCCGCCGCGGGCTCGCTGCCGGCCGCCGACCAGGTCCTGGTCTCGCCCACCGTTCGCTGCCGGGAGACGGCGGCGGCCCTCGGGCTCGACACCCTCGCCGTCACCGAGCCGCCGGAGCTGTCCGGCCTGGACGTGGGCCGCTGGCGCGGGGCCACGCTCGCCGAGGTGAGCGCCGACGAGCCGGAGGCCGTGGGGCGCTGGCTGACGGACCCGTCGTCCGCCCCGCACGGCGGCGAGTCGGTGGCCGGGATGTGCGAGCGCGTCGCGAAGTGGCTGGAGACGGCGGCGGATCCGAGTTCCGGGGCTTCAAGATCTGGCTCAGCCGAGGGTTCAGGAGCAGGCTCCGTGCGGATCATCGCCGTCGTCGAGCCGGAGATCGTACGCGCCGGGGTGGTGCGGACGCTCGGGGCCCCGGACTCGGCGTTCTGGCGTGTCGACGTGCCGCCGTTGGTCGTGACGGAGTTCAGCGGGCGGGCCGGGCGCTGGAATGTACGAGTCGGGAGAGCCCTCGGAGAGTGA
- a CDS encoding CbtB domain-containing protein, whose protein sequence is MAQSAVAQPTVTTPDVPAKLPIGAIAPWAVFLGILMLVLLYFVGAEQGATSLVSGEGVHEWVHDARHLLGFPCH, encoded by the coding sequence ATGGCGCAGTCCGCCGTCGCTCAGCCGACCGTAACCACCCCCGACGTACCCGCAAAGCTGCCGATCGGCGCGATCGCCCCCTGGGCGGTCTTCCTCGGCATCCTGATGCTGGTGCTGCTCTACTTCGTCGGCGCCGAACAGGGCGCCACCTCCCTGGTCTCCGGCGAAGGCGTGCACGAGTGGGTGCACGACGCCCGCCACCTGCTCGGCTTCCCCTGCCACTGA
- a CDS encoding MMPL family transporter, producing the protein MSPTRGTAASIAPPPPTPHRPRGGRFGALADWAQRHRWAALLLWVAVLAAVTLGSGAAGSAYKNDFSLPGTDSQAATDLFKEHGSAQAGDSVEIVLKDSQGIDGRKAAVERMLAEVKGLAGVADVRSPYTEASAVSKDGTIGYATVTLDGKAEAVPKEDVTAIIDTAKGVEADGLQVELGGDAVRGAEDKGSPTAELAGILAAVIILGLLFGSVVAAAVPLITALFAVGAAVGLIVLASHVFTIADFTPPITMLVGLGVGVDYALLIFYRFRHELTDGVEPAEAGRKALDAAGRTVFFAGCTVIIALLGLVALGLGSLQGVALALALTVLTTMAASLVLLPALLALFGRRIQRHVLKHAARSTAKGKVEGRRWRALAAAVQRRPLPALLVAVLALLALSAPALSMRLGFADAGNDPRTTTSRQAYDLLAEGFGPGFNGPLIVLVQGDEAAGQGVRSELAKAEGVATASPAMPSEDGALSTVFIYPKSAPQDEGTTDLVHHLRDDVAPRLERDTGAEILVGGSVAASQDFADTVAQRLPLFVAVVVGMSSLLLMLVFRSVWIPVKAALLNLLSISAALGAMTLVFQYGWFGVQQGPIEAFLPVLIFAIVFGLSMDYEVFLVSRIHEEWERTKDHSLAVREGLATTGKVITAAGAIMIVVFGAFMLSPDRMLQQFGLGLAVAILVDVLVIRCLIVPAVLQLLGKRAWWLPAPLARRLPKVALESPRES; encoded by the coding sequence ATGTCTCCCACCCGCGGCACAGCCGCGTCCATCGCCCCGCCCCCACCCACACCGCATCGGCCGCGCGGCGGCCGGTTCGGCGCCCTGGCCGACTGGGCGCAGCGTCACCGCTGGGCCGCCCTGCTGCTCTGGGTGGCCGTCCTGGCCGCCGTCACGCTGGGTTCGGGGGCCGCAGGTTCCGCGTACAAGAACGACTTCTCCCTGCCGGGCACCGACTCCCAGGCTGCCACCGACCTGTTCAAGGAACACGGTTCCGCCCAGGCCGGCGACAGCGTCGAGATCGTACTGAAGGACAGCCAGGGCATCGATGGCCGCAAGGCCGCCGTCGAAAGGATGCTGGCGGAGGTGAAGGGGCTGGCCGGCGTCGCCGACGTACGCAGCCCGTACACCGAAGCCTCCGCCGTGTCCAAGGACGGCACGATCGGCTACGCCACCGTGACACTCGACGGCAAGGCGGAGGCAGTGCCCAAGGAGGACGTCACCGCGATCATCGACACCGCCAAGGGCGTCGAGGCGGACGGGCTCCAGGTCGAGCTCGGTGGTGATGCGGTGCGCGGAGCCGAGGACAAGGGAAGCCCGACCGCGGAACTCGCCGGCATCCTGGCCGCCGTGATCATCCTCGGGCTGCTCTTCGGCTCTGTCGTGGCGGCCGCCGTACCGCTGATCACCGCCCTTTTCGCGGTCGGCGCCGCCGTCGGCCTGATCGTTCTCGCCTCGCACGTCTTCACCATCGCCGACTTCACACCGCCCATCACGATGCTCGTCGGACTCGGCGTCGGTGTCGACTACGCCCTGCTGATCTTCTACCGCTTCCGGCACGAACTCACCGACGGCGTCGAACCGGCCGAAGCCGGCCGTAAGGCCCTGGACGCCGCCGGTCGTACGGTCTTCTTCGCCGGCTGCACCGTGATCATCGCCTTGCTCGGCCTGGTCGCACTCGGCCTCGGCTCGCTGCAGGGAGTGGCCCTCGCTCTGGCACTGACAGTGCTGACCACCATGGCGGCCTCGCTGGTTCTGCTGCCCGCACTCCTGGCGCTCTTCGGCCGGCGCATCCAGCGTCACGTGCTGAAGCACGCGGCCAGGTCCACGGCCAAGGGCAAAGTCGAAGGCCGCCGTTGGCGGGCCCTCGCCGCAGCCGTGCAGCGCCGTCCTCTCCCTGCACTGCTCGTCGCCGTCCTCGCCCTGCTGGCCCTGTCCGCACCGGCACTGAGCATGCGCCTCGGCTTCGCCGACGCGGGCAACGACCCGAGGACCACGACCTCCAGGCAGGCGTACGACCTGCTCGCCGAGGGCTTCGGCCCGGGCTTCAACGGTCCGCTGATCGTCCTGGTGCAGGGCGACGAGGCCGCAGGCCAGGGCGTCCGGTCCGAGCTGGCCAAGGCCGAGGGCGTGGCCACGGCCAGCCCTGCGATGCCCTCCGAGGACGGCGCCCTGTCCACGGTGTTCATCTACCCGAAGTCGGCGCCGCAGGACGAAGGAACCACCGATCTTGTGCATCACCTGCGCGATGACGTGGCCCCGCGGCTGGAGCGCGACACCGGCGCCGAGATCCTGGTCGGCGGTTCCGTCGCCGCCTCCCAGGACTTCGCGGACACGGTCGCTCAGCGGCTGCCGCTGTTCGTCGCCGTCGTCGTCGGCATGTCGTCGCTGCTGCTGATGCTGGTCTTCCGGTCGGTGTGGATCCCCGTCAAGGCAGCACTGCTGAATCTCCTCTCGATCTCCGCCGCGCTCGGCGCCATGACCCTGGTGTTCCAGTACGGCTGGTTCGGGGTGCAGCAGGGGCCGATCGAAGCCTTTCTCCCCGTGCTGATCTTCGCCATCGTGTTCGGACTGTCCATGGACTACGAGGTGTTCCTGGTCTCGCGGATCCACGAGGAGTGGGAGCGCACGAAGGACCACTCCCTCGCGGTGCGGGAAGGACTGGCCACCACCGGCAAGGTGATCACGGCTGCCGGAGCCATCATGATCGTGGTGTTCGGCGCCTTCATGCTGAGCCCCGACCGGATGCTCCAGCAGTTCGGGCTGGGCCTCGCCGTGGCGATCCTGGTGGACGTGTTGGTCATTCGCTGCCTGATCGTCCCCGCCGTCCTGCAACTGCTCGGCAAGCGGGCCTGGTGGCTGCCCGCCCCGCTCGCCCGGCGACTGCCCAAGGTGGCGCTCGAAAGCCCCAGGGAAAGCTGA
- a CDS encoding ferredoxin, which produces MPGYPNGVSLTEQQELVRFLEDRFACAQACTECARICALRASLAELDGPDDQQELRRKGILCAEVCDATCRALAEQTTQAEAGMRAQVEWCRAVCLETADVFDRSRGAEKGAEACRDCARACTEFLALLR; this is translated from the coding sequence ATGCCCGGCTACCCGAACGGCGTGTCACTAACAGAGCAACAGGAACTCGTTCGTTTCCTCGAGGACCGGTTCGCCTGTGCGCAGGCCTGTACCGAGTGCGCACGGATCTGCGCCCTGCGCGCGAGCCTCGCCGAACTCGACGGCCCCGACGACCAGCAGGAGTTGAGGCGCAAGGGCATCCTCTGCGCGGAGGTCTGCGACGCGACCTGCCGCGCCCTGGCTGAGCAGACCACGCAGGCCGAGGCCGGGATGCGCGCCCAGGTGGAGTGGTGTCGTGCCGTCTGCCTGGAGACCGCCGATGTCTTCGACCGGAGCCGCGGTGCCGAGAAGGGCGCCGAGGCCTGCCGCGACTGCGCACGCGCCTGCACGGAGTTCCTCGCCCTGCTGAGGTGA
- a CDS encoding CbtA family protein, giving the protein MNSVTVRNLLVRGMLAGLAAGVLALVVAYFLGEPRVDEAIAFEEAHAHEHGGEELVTRAMQSTGGLSTGVLVYGVAFGGIAALAYCFALGRIGRFGPRASALLLAGAGLVAVYLVPFLKYPANPPAVGDPDTLNQRTALFLLMIVLSVLLAVAAVILGKRLAPRLGNWNATLAAGGFFVLAVGLAYAFLPSFNEAPEGFPATLLWQYRLATLAIQVTLWTAYGLVFGLLAERVLAPKPARAEDDKAAEGRATPVAH; this is encoded by the coding sequence ATGAACTCCGTCACCGTCAGAAATCTCCTGGTGCGCGGCATGCTCGCGGGTCTTGCCGCGGGCGTGCTCGCCCTGGTCGTCGCCTACTTCCTGGGGGAACCCCGCGTGGACGAGGCCATCGCGTTCGAGGAGGCCCACGCCCACGAACACGGCGGCGAGGAACTCGTGACCCGTGCCATGCAGTCCACCGGCGGTCTGTCCACCGGCGTCCTCGTCTACGGGGTCGCGTTCGGCGGCATCGCCGCTCTCGCGTACTGCTTCGCGCTCGGCAGAATCGGCCGCTTCGGGCCGCGCGCGAGCGCGCTGCTGCTGGCGGGCGCCGGTCTGGTCGCGGTCTACCTGGTGCCGTTCCTCAAGTACCCGGCGAACCCGCCCGCCGTCGGCGACCCCGACACCCTCAACCAGCGCACCGCGCTGTTCCTCCTGATGATCGTGCTCAGCGTGCTGCTGGCCGTCGCCGCGGTGATCCTCGGCAAACGCCTCGCACCGCGCCTGGGCAACTGGAACGCCACGCTCGCCGCAGGCGGGTTCTTCGTCCTGGCCGTCGGCCTGGCGTACGCGTTCCTGCCGTCCTTCAACGAGGCGCCGGAAGGCTTCCCGGCGACCCTGCTGTGGCAGTACCGACTGGCGACCCTGGCCATCCAGGTGACCCTGTGGACCGCGTACGGCCTGGTCTTCGGGCTGCTCGCGGAGCGCGTGCTGGCTCCCAAGCCGGCCCGGGCCGAGGACGACAAGGCGGCCGAAGGACGGGCAACTCCCGTCGCGCACTGA
- a CDS encoding glycoside hydrolase family 43 protein, producing MAALPVSALVVGGLPGLLGTASAAAPPRGSATRYTIVPFLNSNDGTVNVYQSDDATDFRLLKASAYTPPAGRIRDASVFKHTDGYYYITYTTHTWQDTSTTIGFARSSDRSNWTFLYDYTVPIANLSRAWAPEWFVDSDGSVNIIVSCSVTSNEWIFTPYLLKATNSALTAWTSPVALSGIGANHIDTFIVKIGSTYHAFTKNETSKYIEYATSTALAGPYTISRTGNWAGWGGTREGSALIQLDNGAWRIFFDGYGDGSYYYSDSYDTFATWSAPKALPSISGTARHFTVLKETVSGGVTLPTGVTRYLQSGNFTTRYWQEQSALLNLPVLTSSSTTAEKQASTFTIVAGLADANGYSFRNAAGNYLRHWDFRGRFDANDGSSTFARDATFIARTGTSVRLESYNYPGYYLRHYNYQLRVDPSNGTDLFRQDSSFVAVTPF from the coding sequence ATGGCCGCGCTGCCGGTCTCGGCGCTCGTCGTGGGCGGACTACCCGGCCTGCTCGGCACGGCCTCCGCAGCGGCGCCGCCCCGCGGATCGGCCACCCGCTACACCATCGTGCCGTTCCTCAACAGCAACGACGGCACGGTGAACGTCTACCAGTCGGACGACGCGACGGACTTCCGGCTCCTCAAGGCGTCCGCGTACACGCCGCCCGCGGGCCGCATCCGCGACGCCAGCGTCTTCAAGCACACCGACGGCTACTACTACATCACCTACACCACGCACACCTGGCAGGACACCAGCACCACCATCGGCTTCGCCCGCAGCTCGGACCGCAGCAACTGGACCTTCCTGTACGACTACACCGTGCCGATCGCGAACCTGTCGCGCGCCTGGGCACCGGAGTGGTTCGTCGACAGCGACGGCAGCGTGAACATCATCGTGTCCTGCTCGGTGACCAGCAACGAGTGGATCTTCACCCCGTATCTGCTCAAGGCCACCAACTCCGCGCTCACCGCCTGGACTTCACCGGTGGCGCTGTCCGGCATCGGCGCCAACCACATCGACACGTTCATCGTGAAGATCGGCTCGACGTACCACGCCTTCACGAAGAACGAGACGTCCAAGTACATCGAGTACGCCACCAGCACCGCGCTCGCCGGCCCGTACACGATCAGCAGGACGGGGAACTGGGCGGGCTGGGGCGGCACTCGGGAGGGCTCCGCGCTGATACAGCTCGACAACGGAGCATGGCGGATCTTCTTCGACGGATACGGCGACGGCAGCTACTACTACAGCGACAGCTACGACACCTTCGCCACCTGGAGCGCGCCGAAGGCACTGCCGTCCATCTCGGGGACGGCACGCCACTTCACAGTGCTGAAGGAGACGGTGTCCGGCGGCGTGACCCTGCCGACGGGCGTGACCCGCTACCTCCAGTCGGGCAACTTCACCACCCGCTACTGGCAGGAGCAGTCCGCCCTGCTCAACCTCCCCGTGCTGACCAGTTCCAGCACGACCGCGGAGAAACAGGCGTCCACCTTCACGATCGTGGCGGGCCTCGCCGACGCGAACGGCTACTCGTTCCGCAACGCGGCCGGCAACTACCTGCGGCACTGGGACTTCCGGGGCCGCTTCGACGCGAACGACGGCTCGTCGACGTTCGCCAGGGACGCCACCTTCATCGCCCGCACCGGCACCTCCGTACGCCTGGAGTCGTACAACTACCCCGGCTACTACCTGCGCCACTACAACTACCAACTCCGCGTCGACCCGTCGAACGGCACGGACCTGTTCCGCCAGGACAGTTCGTTCGTGGCGGTGACGCCCTTCTGA
- a CDS encoding sensor histidine kinase, with translation MPPFDQIRVRLPRGARADAVLAGGVFVLVALGAEGQRLRYGGDPVPSLIASWLLILAVCGALLFRRRYPVTVGWFTVLATGAYYLLSSIDGPLVIVPIVVLYAIAAQGRMQAAAAMAAAMVIGVAAGVFVGNRDVNGTVVFMLAGWLVAVVALGSVRHGRVAYAEEEARLRATEERLRIARELHDVIGHNISMINVQASAALHRLKKDPAQAEHALGAIKSSSRETLRELRATLGVLRQVDEEVPTAPAPGLARADELVDSAKLAGLPVRIERTGGERALPAPVDLAAYRIVQESLTNAARHSGAGRVTVRIAYGERELTLVVEDDGLGSAVRPAGAGGGSGIVGMTERARALGGELDAGPRPEGGFAVRARLPYGITGEPMKRSER, from the coding sequence GTGCCGCCTTTTGACCAGATCCGTGTCCGGCTGCCTCGTGGCGCCCGCGCCGACGCCGTGCTGGCCGGCGGGGTGTTCGTGTTGGTGGCGCTCGGCGCCGAAGGGCAGCGGCTGAGATACGGCGGGGACCCGGTGCCGTCGCTGATCGCGTCCTGGCTGCTGATTCTGGCGGTGTGCGGAGCGCTGCTGTTCCGGCGCCGGTATCCGGTGACGGTGGGCTGGTTCACGGTGCTGGCCACGGGTGCCTACTATCTGCTGAGTTCCATCGACGGCCCGCTGGTGATCGTTCCGATCGTGGTGTTGTACGCCATCGCGGCCCAGGGCCGGATGCAGGCGGCCGCCGCCATGGCGGCGGCGATGGTGATCGGCGTGGCCGCGGGCGTCTTCGTGGGCAACAGAGATGTCAACGGCACGGTGGTGTTCATGCTGGCCGGCTGGCTGGTCGCCGTCGTGGCCCTCGGCAGCGTGCGGCACGGCCGGGTGGCCTACGCCGAGGAGGAGGCGCGGCTGAGGGCCACCGAGGAGCGGCTGCGCATCGCCCGCGAACTTCACGACGTGATCGGGCACAACATCTCGATGATCAACGTGCAGGCGAGTGCGGCACTGCACCGGCTCAAGAAGGATCCTGCCCAGGCCGAGCATGCGCTCGGCGCAATCAAGTCGAGCAGTCGGGAGACCCTGCGCGAGCTCCGGGCCACCCTTGGAGTCCTTCGCCAGGTCGACGAGGAGGTGCCCACGGCACCGGCGCCGGGGCTGGCCCGGGCGGATGAGCTGGTGGACTCGGCGAAGCTGGCGGGGCTCCCGGTGCGCATCGAGCGGACCGGGGGTGAACGCGCGCTGCCCGCCCCGGTCGACCTGGCCGCGTACCGGATCGTGCAGGAGTCCCTGACCAACGCCGCCAGGCACAGCGGCGCCGGACGGGTCACGGTCCGGATCGCCTACGGGGAAAGGGAGTTGACCCTCGTCGTCGAGGACGACGGCCTGGGCTCGGCGGTCCGCCCGGCCGGGGCGGGTGGTGGCAGCGGGATCGTCGGCATGACAGAGCGGGCGCGAGCACTGGGTGGCGAGCTGGACGCGGGCCCGCGGCCGGAGGGCGGATTCGCCGTGCGGGCCCGGCTGCCGTACGGGATCACAGGAGAGCCGATGAAGCGGAGTGAGCGATGA